GGGGCGAGCCTGCGCAGCACCGACTCCCAGGCCTGCTCGACCTGGCCCACGTCATACTGGCGCAGCACATTGAAGGCACGCACCAGCTGGGGGCGGTACCCGGCGAGCTCGAAGCCCCCGAGTTCGAAGCGCACGCCACCCTGGGGTGGGAGGACCCGCTCCGGGTCGATCTCCAGGCCCACGACCTCGATGTCGGGGCGCACGGTTCGCAGACGGGCGGCCCATTCCACGGTGGTGGTGTGGGAGGCGCCGTAGCCGACGTCGACAGCGAGGGGGGAGGGGGCGCCGAGAAGCAGCTCCCTGACGCGCGGATGATGCACCGCCCACCGGTCGGAGCGGCGCAGCCGGTTGTATCCGGTCGTGCCGCGGGTGATGACGCCGAAAGGCCGACCCCGTCCTTCCTCTGCGTGGAGGTTGTGTGCGTGATCGGCCATGAGGATGATGCAGTGGGAACCGGGAACGCGGTTAAGCGTTCTCGGAGATCCAGCGCTCGGTCAGTTCGCCTTCGGTCCTGAACAGGTCGCCCAGGGCGTCGGCGACCTTCGGCTCGATGGCCGGGCCCATGAACGGGATGTTCACGGAGACGTCGTTGATGTACGCGAGGGTGGTGGTGGAGTCGTCGCCGGAGATGTTGATCTCACCCTGGAAGTCGACCGGGGTGCCCTTCACATCGGCGGCGTAGGAGATGTGGGCGGCGTTGTCGGTCAGCGGACCGACGGTGACCGTGCGCTTGACCTTCAGCGCCTGGGAGATCATGGCGCGGACGGCCTCGGGGAGGATGTCCAGCGGCAGGACCTCGAAGAGGGTGACCACTGCGCCACCCTCGGTGGACTCGAAGGAGTTGACCTCGCCCGGTTCCGGGGAGAGGTGGTGTGCGATGAACGCCCAGTAGTCGGCGTTGGTCAGCGCGGCGTGGACTTTCTCGGCCGGCTGGTTGATGGTTACGGTGTTCTCACTGCGGGATGCCATGTTCTACAGACTACCGTTGAGTCCGTGACCGATTCATCTCTGACCCCGGACATTCGTACGCGTCTCGCGCAGATCGCGGATGTGACCCTCGATGAGCGCACGACGTTCGCCGAGCTGACCACCCTTCACCTGGGTGGACGCCCCCGACTCACCGTCCGGTGCGGCTCCACCTCCGCGGTCGCTGAGGTGGTGATGCTTCTCGACGCCGCCGGCATCCCCCTTCTCGTCGTCGGCGGCGGATCCAACCTCGTGGTCGCCGAAGGGGACCTCGATCTGGTGGCCGTCATACTGGAGAACGACACGCTGGAGCTTGATCCGGCGAGCGGCCTGGTCCGCGCCGGTGCCGGTGCCGTCTGGGACGACGTCGTGGCGGCCACGGTGGAGGCGGGCCTGGGTGGCATCGAGTGCCTGTCCGGCATCCCCGGTTCGACCGGTGCCACCCCGGTGCAGAACGTCGGCGCCTACGGCGCGGAAATCGCGGACGTGCTCACCCGGGTGCTGCTGCTGGAGCGGGCCACCGGCGAGGTGTCGTGGGTGCCGGCCGCCGATCTGGAGCTGGCGTACCGCTACTCCAACCTCAAGTTCACCGGCCGGGGCGTCGTGTTGGCGATCGAGCTGCAGCTCAACCCGGACGGGCTCTCCGCGCCCCTGCGTTTCGGTGAGCTGGCCCGCCGCCTGGGTGCGACTGATTCCGGCGGGCGACGCCCGGTGACGCAGGTCCGTGACACGGTCCTGGACCTGCGCCGCGGCAAGGGGATGGTGCTGGCGGAGGGCGACCACGACACCTGGTCGGCCGGTTCCTTCTTCACCAACCCTGTGGTCGACGTGGCCGTGGCCGACAGCGTTCAGGCGACCGTGCGCGCGGCCCGCGGTGACGAGGACGCCGACCGTATGCCGCGCTTCCCCGCCGGGGAGGGGACGGTCAAGCTCTCGGCCGCGTGGCTGATCGACCGTGCCGGCTTCGCCAAGGGACATCCGGGCGAGGATGCACCGGCGCGCCTGTCCACCAGGCACACCCTCGCGCTGACCAACCGCGGCTCGGCGAGCACCTCCGATCTGGTCGCCCTGGCCAGGGAGGTCCGCGACGGGGTGCGCGGGCGCTTCGGCGTGACCCTGGTGCCCGAGCCGGTGTGGATCGGCGTGTCCATCGACTGATCTGGCCTGGGACGACACATGACACCGTCCACCCCCTTATCTGGAGGTGGACGGTGTCACTTCACGTCAGGCAGCCGGCCCGAGCTGATCCGGGGCTCAGGCCCGCGGGTACACCCCGTCCTCGCCCAGACGGACATCCTCGCTCAGCAGCAGGTTGATCTCCGCCTCGTGAGCGCCCTGCTCCGGGAAGCGGCGTCCCTCGATCTGGGTGAACAGCGGGGCGCGGCCGATCATGCCGGCCTGCATGCGGGCGGCGCCGTCACGCAGCCGCCCGGTGGCGCGCCCGCGCCATGCCTCCACGTCCAGACCTGCGTTGGCCACGGCGGCCTCGAAGGTCGACGGGTGGGCGTAGACCACCAGGGCACCCACGTGGCCGAAGCCGAGTGAGGTCAGCGCGGCAGCCTTCACCGTGCCCTCGCCCAGATCCAGCGGTTCGCGCAGCCAGACCAGGTTCTTCGCCTTCGGCGCGATGAGCGGGTCGACGCAGTCCAGGGAGGCGTTCTGCGGGAGCCTGCCGGTGCGCAGGACGTCCATCAGACCGCCGGTCTGGAAGAGCGCGGCGCCTGCCTTGGAGTGGCCGGTGAGCGTCTTCTGGGAGATGACGTACATCGGCTTGTCCGGGTTACGCCCGATGGCCGGCCACAGCAGGGAATGCAGCTCCGACTCGTTCGGGTCGTTGGCGTTGGTCGAGGTGTCGTGCTTGCTCAGCACGGACACGTCGTCCGGGCTCAGGCCCAGCGACTTCAGCGAACGCGCGAGCTTCGACTTCTCCCGGCCGCGACCTGCGCCGAGCACACCCAGGCCGGGAGCCGGGATGGAGGTGTGGGCGCCGTCGCCGTAGGAGGCGGCGTGTGCGACCACGGCGTGGACCGGCAGGCCCATCTCCGCGGCGACGGAGCCGCGGACCAGCAGCACGGTGCCGCCGCCCTCGGCCTCGAGGAAGCCGCCGCGGCGACGATCGTTCGCACGCGAGATGAAGCGCTCGTCGATGCCCTTGTCGGTCATCGTCTTCGTCTCGGCGGTGGCGTTCATGTCGCCGAAGCCGGCCAGGGACTCGACCTGGACGTCGTCGATGCCGCCGGCGATGACGAAGTCGGCCTTGCCCAGCCTGATCTTGTCCACGCCCTCCTCGATGGAGACTGCCGCGGTGGCGCAGGCGCCGATCGGGTGGATCATCGAGCCGTAGCCGCCGAGCAGCGACTGCATGGTGTGGGCGGCGACGACGTTGGGCAGGGACTCCTGCAGGATGTCGCTCGGGCGCTCCTCACCCAGGAAACGGCTGACGAAGACCTTGTGCAGGGACTCCATGCCGCCGATGCCGGTGCCCTGCGTGGTGCCCACGTCCAGCGGGTGGACGTGCTGCAGCAGCTCGGTCGGGGAGAATCCGGCGTTGATGAAGGCGTCGACGGCGGTGACCAGGTTCCAGGTGGCGATGCGGTCCAGCGAGTCGATCATGTGGTCCGGGATGCCCCACCTGGCGGGGTCGAAGTCATCGGGCATCTGGCCGGTGACGGTGCGCGACAGGGTAGCCTTGCGCGGCACGTGGGCGGTGGCACCCTGCCTGCGGGTGATCACCCATTCACCGTCGACCTCGGCGATGAGGGTCTTGTCCGGGTCGGCGTCGTGGATGTCGCGGGCCTCTGCCTCGGTGGCGACGGTGAAGGTGATGTCGCGGTCGAGGAAGACCTGGGTCAGGTCGATGGAACCCTGGTCGACCAGGTGGTACTTGTCGGTCAGGGTGCGCACGCCGGAGCGGGCGACGACCTCGTCACGGAAACGGTCGTAGATGTCCTCCTCGGCGACTTCCTTGCCGTCGGCGTCGTACCAGGCCGGGTTCGGGTCCTCGGACCATTCGACCAGGCCCGTCATCCAGGCCAGTTCGAGCACGCCGGCGGCGGTCAGATCGACGGTGCCGTCGCGCTGGATGCCGTACTCGGCCTCGAAGCGGGTGCGGCCGGAGCCCCAGGAGGAGACCTCACCGACGCCGGCGATGACGACCATGTCGTCCAGTTCCGCGGTGACCTCGCCGATCTCGACGCCGCCGACCTGGGTCGGGTTGTCGAGGTTGGGCAGCGCCGGGATGGTCACTGCCGTCTCTGCCGCCTCGTCCGGAGTCGTGGTGGCGGCGTCCGCGCGGGCCTGCGCAGCCAGCTCGGAGATGGACACGGCGGAGGATCCCAGGCCACCGGTGAGGTCGGCCTCGACCGGGGCCTCGGCGGCCCTGGCCCGGGTGTCGTGTGACGCCAGTGTCATGAGCTCGGAGGAGATCTCCTCCGGGGTCCAGACATGGATGCCCGCGGCTTCAGCGGCCGGGATGAGGGCGTCGTTGCCACCCATCAGGTGGGTGCCGGAGACCCAGCCGATCCTGGCCTGCGCCAGGGTGACGCCTGCGGGCCAGCCGGCCTCGGAGGACCACTTGGCCAGGATGGCGTCGAGGGCACTCTTGACCTCGGCGTAGGCGCCGTCGCCGCCGAACATGCCGCGGTTCGGGGAACCCGGCAGAACGACGTGGGCGCGGACGTCCACTGCCTTCTGCGCCAGCCCGGACAGGCCGGCGATGGTGCGTTCGACGGACCAGAGCAGCAGTCGGGTCTGGTTCTCGGCGGCAGGGCCGACGTCGGCGAGCGAACCGGAGACACCCGGTGCCGCGAAGGGGAAGGCCAGCGTCGGGGTCATGGCCGGCTTGATGATCTTCACCTCGTTGCCTACGGACTCCTTCTGCTCACTCCCGATCCAGTCGATCAGGGCGTCGATGTCGCGGTAGGACGACAGGTTCGCGGGGACCAGCCACAGGGCAGCGCCCATGGCGGCGTGCTCGGCGTAGAGCCGGCGCGCGAATTCCTTGCGTGCCTGGGAGATACGGGAGGCGGTCATGATGACCGTGGCGCCGCCCTCCAGCAGGCGCTCGACCAGCGCGGTGGCGATCGAACCCGGCGCGGCACCGGTGACCAGTGCGACGTCGCCGGCGTATTCGCCTTCGAGCTTGTCGACGGCCGCCTCGGCGATCCGGTGCATCAGCGCCGGGTCTGTGGCGCCGTTTCCGGCATACCACCTGGCCTGGGCTGCGACGACGTCGCCGGTGCCGGTGAAGCGGTCCACGGGCAGGTCCTTGTGGCCCAGGGCGACGCGGGCGAGGTCCTCGCGGGCCAGAGCCCAGCGGTCGTCGAAAAGCACGGCCCTGGCGGCGTCGAAGGTCGGGGTGACCAGGTCGACCCAGCCGGTGCCCAGCTCAGCCTCGACGGCCTCGAGCACGGTCGTGTCGGCCGGTTCGGCTTCTGCGGTGACCGGGGTCAGCCCCAGCTGGTCGAGGACGGTGCGGGCGGCCGTGGCCAGGACACCGTCCGGGCCCGTGACGGTGTCGGCGTAGGCGGTCAGGGCCGCGGAATCGACGACCCCGCCGCCGCCTGCGCCGCCACCGGCGTTCAGGGAGACGGAGATGCCGTGGCGGGCCGCGACGGCCTGGACGGCGGCGTCGATGAGGGCGTCGACGTCGGACCTGGAGGAGGCGGAGGTCGGGACGGTGGCGAGCGTTCCGCCGCGGACCGAGTCCTCCTCGCGGGAGCCGAGCAGGATCTCGGCCTCGACGTGGCCGACCCAGGATGCGGGCAGGCCCCAGGTTCCGGTGACGCGCTCGCCGACGTGGGCGGGCTTGTGGCCGGATGCGCCGGTCAGGAGGCGGAGCCGTGCGGTGACGGCCTCGCCCAGGACGGAACCGAAGGGGGAGTAGCCGGGGGCGGCGGTCTTCACCCGCTCACGCAGGACGGCCACGTCGGCCTCGGAGGCGCCGTCGATGGCCGGCACGCCGATCTCGGCGGACATGTCCATCAGCAGCTGGTTGCGGCGCGAGGAAACGCCGTTGGTCAGCTCCTCGACGGTGTCGGTGTCGTTGATCTGGTCCAGGCGGATCTTGTTCTGGAAGGCGAAGAGCACCATGATCGCCTCGGCCGCGGTGAACGCGAGAGCCGGGGCGTCAGAGCCCGAGCCGCCGGACGGTGCGGTGGTGGCGGCCGGAGCCGGAGCAGCCTCGGCTGCAGCGGGGGAAGGGGCGGCGGCGGGAGCCTCATCGACCTCTTCCTCGATGACCGGGGCGGCCTGGACGTCGGCGAGCATGACCTGGTCCTGATCGCGCTCGACGTTGAACACCGGCAGTTCGGTGCCCGCGACGGCCATGGAACGCAGGGCGAGGTTGGTCAGGGTCGGGGAGGCTGCGAGTCCGACCTCGATGATCTGATCCACTTCGCCGAAGAGCAGCTCCTGGGTCTCGATCCAGCGGACCGGGGAGGCGAACTGCCAGCTCAGCAGCTCGATGAGGAGGGTGCGGGCCAGTTCGTTCTCGCTGGCGAAGTCGGCGACGGACCGTCCGGCCAGACGCTCGGAGGGGGCCTCCTGGCGGATCGACTCGAGGAAGTCATCGGTCAGTTCGAAGGGGCGGGCCACCAGGTTGGGCACGTAGCGGCCGACCAGAGCGGTGAGATCCAGCTCGGCGGGGAGCAGCTCGTCGAGTTTCTGGGCGAAGGTCGGCACTCCCGGGCGCAGCACGGAGGAGTGGAAGGGGACGTCGATGCCCGGGACGGTGACGAAGGCGCGGTCGCGGACGGCGTCGGCTCGTGCCTTGAGTGCGGCCAGTCCGGCTCTCGTGCCGGCGATGGAGTACTGCTGGCCCTCGATGTTGTAGTTGACGATCTGCAGGAACTCGCCGGTTTCCTGCGCGATCTGTGCGATGTAGTCCTCGACCCGGTCGGCGGGGACGCCGATCATGTTCGGGCGCAGCGCGCCCATGCCGTAGTTGGAGCGGCCCTGCTCGTCGCGCTCGACGAGGGTGCCCATGGCTGAGCCGCGGGAGTAGACGACGTCGATGACGGACTCGAGGTCGAAGATGTTGCCCAGCGACGCGAGCGCGGTGTACTCGCCGAGGGAGTGGCCGGCGTACATCGAGTTCGCGGCCAGGGCGTCCGCCTCACGCAGGCGGGCGGTCTGTGCGTAGGCGACGACGGCGAGGGCGACCTGGGTGAACTGCGTGAGGTGCAGCACGCCCGCCGGGTGGATGAACTTCCGGCCGCGGACGGTCACTTCGGTCGGGTTCTCGTCGATGATCCGGCGGATGGAGAAGCCGAGGGCGTCGCGGGTGTGCTTCTCGGCGCGGTTCCAGATCTCGCGGGCCGCCGCGGAGGCGCCCCGGTCGCCCTCACCCATGCCGACGGCCTGGATGCCCTGGCCCGGGTAGACGTAGGCGGTCTTCGGCTGGGCCATCAGGGCCTGGCCGACGGAGACCACCTCGCCGTCGATGCGGCAGGTGACCTCGAAGGCGTTGTGGATGCCCTTGCGGCCTACGCGCTCGACGGTGATCTCCACCTCGTCGTCGAGCTGGACCATGCCGTACATGGAGTAGGTCCAGCCCACCACGGTGCCGTGCCGGCCGGCCAGGTGCTGGGCCGTGGCCGACAGCCACATGCCGTGGACCAGCGGAGCCTTGAGGTTGACCAGCTGCGCAGAGTTGGTGGACGTGTGGATCGGGTTGTAGTCGCCCGAGACCAGCGCGAACGGGGTCATGTCGGAAGGCGCTGTGACCACGGCCCGCTCGATGAAGGAGCGCGGGGTCGTCTCGACCTTGGTCGCGGACTTGCCGCCACCCCACTCGGGGGCGGGGGTCGGGATGTCGGTGCCCCGGGCGCGGCCGCGGATGGCGAAGCGCTGCATCTGGGTGGCCACGAGTTCGCCTGCCGAGAACAGCTCCAGCTCGACGGTGACGATGCGCCCGGAGGAGGACTCGGAGATGTCGGTGCACCTGGAGGTGACGTCGATGGTGCGGCCGTCGGCAAGCTCTTCCAGCGGCACGCGCACGTCGACGACGTGGTTGAGGTGCACTGCGTTGAGCAGGCCCTCGATGACGGGGTAGCCGTCGGCGAGTCTGCCGGAGCCGAGTGCCGTGTAGATCGCGGGCCAGCACGGGCCGACCAGCACGTCCGGGGTGCCGGGGGTGACGGCACCCAGTGCGGCACCGGTGACGGAGGTGTGGGCCGGGAGCAGCGACGGGTCAAAGGTGAAGGAGTACCGGGCCACGCCGAAGGGCGCGTCCGCAGATTCCGAGCCCTCGATGATCTCGGGCATGGCGTCGATGTGGTCGCCGGTCTCGGAGATCGAGCCGACGCCGGCCAGGCCCTCGAGGAGTGCGAAGACGGACCTGGGCAGACGCTCGTCGGAGACGACCGGGGAGGCACCGGTGGCGACGGATTCCGGCAGGTCCAGTGGGATGGTGACCTCGCGGACGTAGAACGGCCGCTGCTCCTCCGGCAACTCGTCCCAGTAGGAGTCGGCGTTGATTCGGATCGACCACAGTCCGGCCTCGTCCTGGATGAGGTCGTAGGCGTCCCGGTCCATGTCGTGGGCGGGGTTGGCCATGAGGTGCCCGTGCCACACGATCGTCGGGGCGGCCTTGATGTATTCCGCCGCGTCACGTGCGTCGGCCAGGCGGGAGAACTGCTCATCCGGGAGCGCGCCGGCGTTGAGCAACGCCTGGGTGGCGCAGTCCTCGAAGCGGCCGAGCAGGTCGGCGATCGGCTCGTTCTTCCGGGTGATTCCGGCGACGGCCACCGGACCCGGGATGATGCGGACCTGGTCGGCGTTGTAGCGCTCGTCCTGGGCCTGCCACAGGGTGTCCTTGCCGAACCAGACCGGCAGGTCGCCGTCCAGCGCGGGGACCCACGGCATCGGCTTGACGTGCTTGCGGTTGAGGTTGATCCACCAGGCGGCGTCCCGCGGGGACACCAGCAGCTCGTGCGCCTGCGGGTAGGCGGCCAGGAGCCGGGCGGCGGCGGTCGGGGCATCCCCGACGGACCCGATCCCGGGGAAGAGCGTCCCGATCTTCCCGTGGTCGGCGTGGTTGAGGCGCGCCTCGACGCGGTGCAGGAGATCGAAGAAGCGGTCGTCCCAGGTGGGGTCGACGAAGGGGTGGGCCAGCTCGACGAAACGGTTGACCCATTCGGCGTAGGTCATCGTCTCCACGTCGCCGAAGTAGGGCTTCGAGGTCCTGCCCAGCACCTCGATGATCTCTTCCCGACGCCCCTCGTACTCCTCGAAGTCCAGCGAGGTGATGAAACGGGAGGCGGCGGCGAAGGAGTTGTCCAGCTCGTGGATGTCGGCCAGCAGGTGGGACTGCGAGGAGGCGGTGCCGTGGTTGCCGCTGCCCCGGGAGACCCAGCCGTCGTTCTCGTCCGGGCGCACGCCTCTGGTGTTGACCAGGAGTTCCTTGACCGAGTCGGTGGCGGAGGCCTCCCTGGTGGCCATGGCGACGGTGCCGATGAACACGGCGTCGACCGGCATGGCCGGGAGGGCGTACTTCCGGGACCAGGCGCCGGTGATGTACTCCGCGGCGCGCTCGGGCGAGTGGATGCCGCCACCGACGGCCAGCAGCACGTTGGGGTGCCTGCGGGTTTCTGCGTAGGTCTGCATGAGCATGTCGTCGAGGTCGGTCCAGGAATGGTGCCCGCCTGCGTGGCCGTCCTCGATCTGCATGAGGATGTGGGAGTCCGGGTTGGCGGCGGCGATCTGCAGGGTGTCCCTGATCTGCTTCGTCGTTCCCGGTTTGAGGGCGATGTAGGGGAAGCCGTCGGCGTGCAGCTGCGCGAGGAGTTCGGTGGCCTCCTCGACCTCCGGGATGCCGGCGGAGATGGTCACGCCGTTGAAGGGGGCGCCGGCGGCACGTGCCTTCGGCACGATGCGGGTCTGGCCGAACTGCAGGTTCCACAGGAAGCGGTCGAAGAACATGGTGTTGAACTGTGCGGTGCGGCCCGGTTCGAGCAGTTCGACGAGGCCGTCGTTGTGGTGGGCGAAAACCTCGTCGGAGTACATGCCGCCGCCGGCCAGCTCGGTCCAGTAGCCGGCGTTGGCGGCCGCGGCGACGATGCCGGCGTCGGCGGTGGTCGGGGTCATGCCGCCGAGCATGATCGGCGACAGGCCGGTGACCGCGGAGAAGCGGGTCTGGGTGTAGGTCCTGCCGTCGGGCAGGCGGACCAGACGCGGTGCGAACTCGGCCCAGTCACGTTCGTCCGGGAGTTCCGAACCCGGGGTGGCCAGCCGGTCGCGCTCCACGGTGGTGGCGGCCGGAATCAGCGCGATCCCGCTGCCCGCCAGCAGGGGGGCGGTCAGTCGCGCCAGTCCGCCGTCGAGGCACAGCACGTGCTTCGTCTCGTCGGCGGTGAGCTGGGCGACCTGGGCGGGCCAATTGTGGGGGTCCACCAGGATGGCGCAGGCCAGTTCGCGGACGGAATACTCGCCGAGGTCGATGTTGCAGCGCTGGGCCCACTCCACTGCCAGGTCGGCGGCCTCGCGCATGTCCGGGTGGTGGAAGGGGGCGGCGACGGGAAGTTCATCGAAGGCGGCGGTGATCTCGCGGCCGCCGAATTCGCGGAGTTCGAGTCGGTCGTTGTGCGCCTGCACGGCCCGCGCGATGGAGGCCTGTGCGGCGGCGAGCTCCTCGGGGGAGCCGGAGAGGACGTGGTGGCGGGGGCCGTTGATCACGGCCAGGCAGGCGGCGCCGGCGTGCTTCTCGACGACCGCCCGTTCCACCCCGCGTACCGAGAGCATGCGCGAGCGCGGATCGCCGGAGCCGACGACCCGGCTCAGTGCGGTGCCGAGCAGTACGGCGAAGGCCAGGGCCTGCTCCGGGTGACGGGCGGCCACGACCCCCAGGGAACCCTGGGAGTGGCCGAGCAGCGTGCTCTCATCGAGGTTGATGCCCAGGTCGCGCAGGTGGTCCAGTGCGGCGATCTGTCCGAGGACGATGCCCGGCACCGACACGGCGGGGAGGGCGTCAATGGTCCCGGTCCCGGCGGTGGCGTCGGGGGAGAGCAGGTCTGCGAGTCTTTCGAGGGAACCTGGAACGGTGGAGGAGATCTCCCGTGCGACCGGGCCGGTGGTCGTCCGTGCGGCCTGGAGCAGCTGGTTGAGCCGGTCGCCCGTGTGGTGGGCGGTGGCGGCGTCCACCAGGGCGGACTGCCAGGGAGAGCCCTGTCCGGAGAAGATCAGGGCGGGGCGGTCCAGGGAGAGGAGTGGGATGAGGGGCATGCAGGCATCCTTCAGAAGAGGCACTCATTTACGGTTACGTTATCGTAACCTACGCCTACGTAACCGAAATGTCGAGAACGCGGATGCGCCGAAAGCTCCGGAAGCGCAGGAAGGACCGGCCAGATGGCCGGTCCTTCCTGGGGATTTAGCTTGGTGCCGCTAGGCGAGGGAAAGGAACATCTTTTCCAGTTTCTTCTCGTCGTAGGCTTCCGGGGACTCGTCGGTGAAGCACTTCTTCATGCCGGTCGCCACGACGAGGTATCCGGCGCGGTCGATGGCCTTGGCAACGGCGGCCAGCTGGGTGACCGCCTCTTCGCACTCGTGGCCCTCTTCGAGCATGCGGATGACGGCATTGAGCTGACCTGCTGCTCGCTTGAGCCGGGTGGTGGCGGGCTTGGCTTCCTCAGGGGTGAGCTTCATGCCGGTCCTTTCCTCGAAAGTGAATACTGCTGCAGTCACTCTAACCCCGAGTCGCCTGAGCGTGTTCCCAGGTCATGAAACCGCCGTCCAGGTTGGCGGCCTCGATCCCGAGATTGTCCAGGAGGCTGGCGGCCACGTGGCCACGCAGTCCCACGCGGCAGAAGACCAGTGACTTCGCGTCCCTGAGTTCCTCGGCGCGACCGCGCAGATCGTCGACCGGGATATTGACCGAGCCGGGGATCGTGTCGGCGGCGAACTCGCCCGGGGTGCGGACGTCGACGAGCTTCCAGCCTGCCGCCACCGCATCCTCGAGCTCGTGCCACTGGACGGTCCGCTCACCGTTGACCATGTTGTCGTTGACGTACCCGAGGAAGTTCACCGGGTCCTTCGCGGAACCGAACTGCGGTGCGTAGGCCAGCTCCAGGTCCGCCAGGTCCGTGGCGGTCAGTCCGCCGCGCATGGCGGTGGCGATGACGTCGATCCGCTTGTCGACGCCCGCCTCGCCTACCGCCTGAGCGCCCAGGATGGCGTCGGTGTCCGCGTCCACCATGAGCTTGAGGTGCAGGGTCTCGGCGCCCGGGTAGTAGCCGGCGTGGTCGACGGGGTGCACGTGGATGACACGGAGGTTCCGGCCGGCGGCACGTGCGTGCCGCTCGTTCCAGCCCACGGAGCCGGCGGCCATACCGAACAGTCCGACGATCGCGGTGCCCAGGGTCGAGGTGCGGCGGGTGTCCCGGCCGGTGATGATGTCCGCCACGAGGCGACCGTGACGGTTCGCGGTCTGTGCCAGCGGGACGAGGGTGTCTTCCCCGGAGACGGCGTCCGCCTTCTCGGCGGCGTCGCCCACGGCGAAGATCACGGGATCGGAGGTGCGCTGCTGGTCGTCGACCTTGATACCGCCGCGCTCACCGACAGCCAGTCCCGCCTTCGCGGCCAGCTCGCTGTTCGGGCGCACGCCGATCGAGGCGATGACGAGGTCGGCGGGGATGACGCGGCCGTCGGAAAGCGAGAGGCTGTCCGGGCCGATGTCGGTGGTGTCGCCGTTGGTGATGATCCGCACTCCGTTATCCACGAGGTGCCCCTCGACGATCGCCGCCATCTCCTCATCCATCGGCGT
This sequence is a window from Corynebacterium comes. Protein-coding genes within it:
- a CDS encoding FAD-dependent oxidoreductase: MTTTVIVGGVAGGMSTAARLRRRDEEMEIIVLEASGYVSFANCGLPYHVSGVIPDRQSLLLQTPESLAARFNLDVRVNTRAVDIDRENRIVTTDTGDAIGYDHLVLSPGASPVIPPIPGIERALHLRTVEDVDTVIAALSEDVTSVAIIGGGFIGLELAENMRHRDLEVTVIERAPQILTPMDEEMAAIVEGHLVDNGVRIITNGDTTDIGPDSLSLSDGRVIPADLVIASIGVRPNSELAAKAGLAVGERGGIKVDDQQRTSDPVIFAVGDAAEKADAVSGEDTLVPLAQTANRHGRLVADIITGRDTRRTSTLGTAIVGLFGMAAGSVGWNERHARAAGRNLRVIHVHPVDHAGYYPGAETLHLKLMVDADTDAILGAQAVGEAGVDKRIDVIATAMRGGLTATDLADLELAYAPQFGSAKDPVNFLGYVNDNMVNGERTVQWHELEDAVAAGWKLVDVRTPGEFAADTIPGSVNIPVDDLRGRAEELRDAKSLVFCRVGLRGHVAASLLDNLGIEAANLDGGFMTWEHAQATRG